gtgtgatattgcatttatacaacagttcgacggcaagagcgtgtaaacaaataaaaaaaaaacaatggcgtgtctttaaaaccctcttttgtgcagcactacttccttccgccacggattcaaatctcaagttgacagttggaCCAAACCTCCGTTACTAACTAAACAtcacttcagaactagtaacgaaggaacgctgagtcgcttcattgaaacacattgcattttgtacagtattagagagagagagagtaggctattacctgtgtctgatatattgcataacattcattcttcaagtcgatgtccataatattatatccattataaaagtgcatttgaatgtccgctgaggacaGCGATCTTGTATTTGTCCATATTTGTCCATAATTTTCCATAACatcacagcgctaaaacaacttcctttgcaaaagttcctttcaatttaaaagtctcttgtgactcactgactcattcacctGTAAAGTtttgccaccatctaatggcgtattaatgtaccTTTCACTCGATCCATTTTACGCACAAATggacatttatataaaatatttattgaacaacaaataaacacaattgtacagttcagtcaaacgtaaAGCACTAGTGTGCCCATGATGGTTGTCAAGTGTGCCGTGGATAATTACCaaatgccaaaaaataaataaagtaaaataaatgctaCACCTCGTATCTATATttacaaatgtttgttttatttatttaaaaaaaatgatataggTCACCCTTtacgcttgtatgtgggttttacaaatatttaacgaatgaaaaggatttaaaGAGCCTGTGCCAAAACCTcataactccattggatcctcaaactgtcagtcaaaccacATTAATCTGCCTCACCTTGTGAATGAAGTGCGCACTCAGTTTGGTCATCTCGTTtatgcaatgcaaaggtaaacaAAGAtttgatgtttgaaaaaaaaaaaaaaaaaaaattgtaaagcgttttctttactccaAAAACACTGTCTATAAAGGGTATGTATTTAAAGGGAGCAAGAAGAGGAAGCGGGAGAAGAGTCTtcgtctgatatgtcccgtctaagttagttgtagccaatatgctataCTATATAAAGGATAAGGtaattattatcaaattaaacaacacaattcgacttgctctggaacaaataatagattaacaAGACCAAAGATTACCCCTTtaactcaaattgaattatgtctcatgtttaaccactataagaatCAGCGGCAAATCCCTGAaacactggccgagatgaagctgttctcttaCACAAgcactggtgtgtgtgtgtgtatgtatatatatatatatatatatatatatatatatatatatatatatatatatatttgtgttctttaatttgtgaTCACATGCAAAAATTGCCACTCCCATCTGTGCATTTGGGGAAATTTGCCCcagttagtaaatctggcccttgaTGTCTGTTGTATTGTGCCATTATATTGggaaaaaacttttatttgtttttttcactttaGCCCTAATGGCAGTGAAAGAGGAGAAAGAAGAACTTAATGAAACTGAAGAGAAAGATCAAGATCATGATTTCATaaatggagaaaaacctttTCGGAGTTCGCAGTCTGAAAAGACTTCCACAcgaaaaaaaactcaaaagagTTTTAATCAACAAAGAAACCTTAGAGACCGCACAGGAAAGAAGCGTTTCacatgccaacagtgtggaaaaagtttttcTCAACATGGAAACCTTAAagttcacatgagaattcacaccggagaaaagccttacacatgCCAACAGTGTGGGGAGAGTTTTTCTCAACGTGTAAACCTCAAAACCCATATGATGATTCACAGTGGAGAGAGTcccttcacctgccaacagtgtggaaaaagtttcactcGTAAAGAAAAACTTGACAAGCATATgcgaattcacactggagagaagccttacagatgccaacagtgtggaaaaagtttcaatcAACATTACAACCTCACagtccacatgagagttcatactaaAATGAGTccattcacctgccaacagtgtggacaaAGTTTCAATCATAAAGTAAGTCTTAACaggcacatgagaattcacactggagaaaagctttacccatgccctcagtgtggaaaaagtttccaTCAGAGTGGAACCCTTagagtccacatgagaattcacactggagagaagccttactcatgccaacagtgtggaagaACTTTCCATCAACATGGAAACCTTACagtccacatgagagttcacactagAAAGAGTcccttcacctgccaacagtgtggacatTTTTTCAATCGTAAGGAAAGCCTCAACAGGCACATGAgtattcatactggagaaaagcctttcacATGACAACAAAGTGTGGAAGAAGATTCACTCGAACAGGAAACTTTAACAGGTACACCAGAATTCCCACCAGATAAAAGCCTTACATCTGCCAACAGTGTTTAGAGAGTTTTGCTCAACATGGAAACCTTGAAAcccacatgaaaattcacactgaGGAGAGCCCTTTTACCTGCCAACACTGGAAAAAGTTTCAACAGAAATGGACATcatagggtgtactcacactataCACTCTGAACCGTGTCTGAGCATGTTTGACCCCCAAAGCCTGGTTTGTTTTATTAGTGTGATTGCTCTATACCGGACACGGTTCGCTGAACTGTCCCTGACCCGCTTGGAAGAGGTGGGCCGGAGCATGGTTCAGTTGGACTCAAGTGTGGTACACAGGCAGTGTGAAGCACAGAACAGCTACTACTCTTGTGTGCGTTACTGTCATCATTATGTTGGTAAACATCTTTACATTTACTACTTGGATAGTACACTTTTTAGTTGCTTTAACTAATTCAAGTGTATTTTGGGTTTATAAGTGGTCTGGTTCTCACTTTATTGATGAACAGGAATTGTAGTTTGCAATTCTGaatgattttaaaggtgccatagaattgaaaattgaatttacctcggcattaGGGCTGActgatatatcgcatgcgattgtcacgcgcatttcgtcagtaaagccggttccctgattgccgctaaatcgccatcacctgctttcaaatggagcggcatttaatagacagagccgtagttcactgacaagccacgcaatatcgcattcattatcgaaggcgattcatctgcaatATGAACGgcatattgcgtggcttgtcagtgaactacggctctgtctattaaatgccgctccatttgaaagcaggtgatggcaatttagcggcaatcagggaaccggctttactgatgaaatgcgagtgacaatcgcatgcgatatatcggtcagccctactcggcatagttgaataacaaaagttcagtacatggaaatgacatacagtgagtctcaaacaccattgtttcctccttcttatgtaaatttgatttgtttaaaagacctccgaagaacaggcgaatctcaacataacaccgactgttacgtaacagtcgggatcattatatgtacgccccaatatttgcatatgccagcccatgttcaaggcattagacaagccagtattaacgtctggatgtgcacagctgaatcatcagactaggtaagcaagcaaggacaacagcgaaaaatggtggagcaataataactgacatactccatgatatcatgatatttttagtgatatttgtaaattgtcttcctaaatgtttcgttagcatgttgctaatgtactgttaaatgtggttaaagataccatcgtttattactgtattcatggagacaagagccgttgccattttaatttttaaacacttgcagtctgtataatgcataaacacaacgtcattctttataaatctcttcaacagtgtagcattagccgttagccacggagcactatcagactcattcagaatcaaatgtaaacatccaaataaatactgtacttacatgatctgatgcatgcagcatgcatgacgaacattttgtgaagatccattttgagggttatattagctgtgtgaactttgtttatgcaatgtatgtAGAGTCGAgggctcgggggcggggagcgccaggatttaaaggggacgcacGCTGAATCGGCgtatatttaatgatgccccaaaataggcagttacaaaaattaataaaaattttttggctattttgagatgaaacctcacagacacattcagtggacaccttagacaTATATTagatcttgtgaaaaagcattctagggcacctttaactcaaataattactattaatgttgaacatcaaactggtttcttagcattttctttaaacaaagcacaaattcagtgcattttcctgcccttttttgattgacaggatatattcggctgtttttaaactatcGACCGATAGCGATCGTTGGATACCGATTATTGGTGATATATCAGTGCATCTCTAACATTAATGGTAATGAGCTCACACAAGAATGACTGTACAgctctctcttttcatacagataacaaacagagaatatttgtgtgttttgaaTTAGATCATTTAAAATCTGACTCTTAAATGTTTATAGATATAATGGTCATGTCTGTGTGACAAAtaggttttttttcttcatttttgtgACATGCAATTGTATGTGGACACAAATAAAAGTGATTCTTTACAGTTTCATCAATACAAATGATGTATTGCTTTTATCTGTATGACAAAAATGACAAGagaattttaagtaaataaatgccTAAAGGTTAAAGTCTAAAGTATGCTTGTTCCTGCATTTTGTTCTTCTTTGGATTTAACTACACAGCATACACAACAGAATGACgaacctccaaaacaaaatgagTTATGATACAAAGATTTTgtgcaagtacataaccagccagtgttcaaatcTATCTCTTTACCTTAATCCGATTCACAACTATAAGCTTGTAATAACGTTTTCTAATTTGATTGGTACTGAAAGGTGTCCGCAGGAAATTTGAGCGTACAACCATGCATCTTTGCATCGTTATGTCATATgctaaaaagttgtgaaatttggcacactgatagaggCCAGTGTCAActgtgtccatagcaaatttagAGTCTCTAagtcaatccctctagcgccaccaccTGTCCAAAATTTCACTCATGTTTATTTTCCtgccattttgatttttcagatttttctaactcctcctaggccgttactccgattttcacaaaaattgaaccAGCATtgagaccatgccgacaaaaaatatcaaaagctttttgatagaACCATCCGTTCTCGAAAAACTGCCCAAATGAATTTGACAAAAAGTTTGCCAAATCAGATTTGAGGCTATATCTCCACAAAGATATAGTCAAAGATAAAgataaaaagataaaatcatatttagaccaaacttggtacatgtcatcacaagcatgaccaaAGGCAACATGCAGTTtcgacacagcgccacctactggcccgGAGATacaaaaaatggctat
Above is a genomic segment from Megalobrama amblycephala isolate DHTTF-2021 linkage group LG14, ASM1881202v1, whole genome shotgun sequence containing:
- the LOC125245132 gene encoding gastrula zinc finger protein XlCGF8.2DB-like, encoding MPFIKDMKIEEVFSLKQEETEEQTKMPFIKEESEDLRIEETFSVKQEETEEQTALMAVKEEKEELNETEEKDQDHDFINGEKPFRSSQSEKTSTRKKTQKSFNQQRNLRDRTGKKRFTCQQCGKSFSQHGNLKVHMRIHTGEKPYTCQQCGESFSQRVNLKTHMMIHSGESPFTCQQCGKSFTRKEKLDKHMRIHTGEKPYRCQQCGKSFNQHYNLTVHMRVHTKMSPFTCQQCGQSFNHKVSLNRHMRIHTGEKLYPCPQCGKSFHQSGTLRVHMRIHTGEKPYSCQQCGRTFHQHGNLTVHMRVHTRKSPFTCQQCGHFFNRKESLNRHMSIHTGEKPFT